Part of the Triticum aestivum cultivar Chinese Spring chromosome 4D, IWGSC CS RefSeq v2.1, whole genome shotgun sequence genome is shown below.
TCTTCTGTTTTGAGCACGTGTTTTTTTTGGTATGTTGCTATAGACGAAATCATAAGGATCAGGGTTGTGCATTTCCTCGCCTTCTTTGATTTCAATTTCCACTTCTCTGTCCCATTCTAGTTTGGTTTGTAGCATAAAAGTTAGTACAGAAGCTATATAATGATTAAAATATATTTAAATTCTATTGAGCATACCTTGACCAGAGAACATGTATTCGTCCTCGTTTATGTCCTCTTCAAATATGACTTCATTATTACCTGTGTTGCAATTTTTTATTGTATAATATATTTCTTTGGATTTCATAAGAACATATATGGAATTGATGACCTTACCTTGATCGTCATTATTGATTGATTGTGTTGGTGTATCTACTTCTTTCATGGTAGCATCATGCTCACATATAATCTCATCCTTGCCTGTGTAGTAATTATTTATATGTAATTTTTGTATTGCATAAAAATATATAGGAAATTTTATAACCTTACCGTGAACATCATTGTATAATGTTTGTATTTGTGCATCTACTTCCTTGATTGCTGGAAACATTGAAGACGGGATGTCTGGCCACAACGCCACCTTATTGTGATCGTCACTTGGTGTATCTGCTTCTTTGATGCTTGGAAACATTGATGAGGGGATGTCTGTCCATAAAAGATGGTTAGTTGTACAAACATTCGTATATTTATTTTGAACGCGAGTATTGTGTAAAATTTAGTATTACCGTAAATCATTTCTTCTGGTTGCTGTAGAGGTTCTGTGTTGGCGTCGCCGGTTTCCGTCATAGATACATCTTGTTTCGATGATACATGCCTCTGTCTTGTCGTGAATTCTTTGTTACGACGGTGTAGCAATGTTTGCCTTTCTCCTGGTGTGACATGCTTTCTGTAATCAGGAAAGGTAGAAgtaccaacttctttttcagttgcGATATATGCAGGGTTCTCCAGTGCAATGGAGTCTTTGCTTGCTGTGTTGCGTTTCAATTCATTGATATGTTCTATTCTAGCTTTCTTTTGTTCCGGCTGCATTTTTGCATATATCTGCCTTTGTTGTGCgcatattttttctttcttttgttgatAGCCTTCACGGCGTTTTTTgagtttttcctctcttttttcatCGGCCATTTGTGCATAGCGCTCTCTGTCTCGTTTCCTTCTTCTTTCCTTAGCATCCATCTCTGGAGAATGTGATCAAAATGCTTGCCTGCATGAGAGTTCAGTGTGCAATCTAGTCAAATAATTGCATCTATTTTTTCCTTGTCAACAATGATGTTTAAATATGATTCAGTGTGTCATATATAAAATCTTGTAAATTTGTTGCTCAAAGTACGGTTTGGTGTACTATTTGTTCGGAAATTTCAAATTGCTAATGATAAACTTATTCATTTCATGGCAGGTACCGGTGTTCCTAAAGATGTTGAAGAATTCGCAAAAAGAAAGAGATGTTGAAGGATGTCGTATATGAAAATACGCAACGAAAATACCTGATGTTAATCTGACTTGGGAGCTTACCAGCTTAATTGAACCAAAGGTATCTAGAAGGCGACGTGTGAAACTGATTCTATTTAATTGAATTGAAGACTTGAGATTGTGTAAGAATCACGTGGAGGTACAGGTGTATTTGTAGCACCAGCGATACCTGCCTCCAAGTAGGTTTCGGCCTCCTGTATGTATctaagtattccctccgtcccaaaaacaTGTTGCGGTGGCATTTTTGCAAAAAAACCCTCTTGTTTTTCCCGACCAAACCCGcgctccttgtcctcctcctccgaCAGAAGCAGCAGCTGCGCTGCTCTCCGCCGCCACTGCTTcgctgctccccgccgccgcagctcccCTGCTCTCCCGCCGCAGCTGCCTCCTGCTCCGCTGCCGCAGCTACCGCTCGCCTGCCTCCCCAAGCTCCCCCTTTCTCAAAAAAATCCTTGATTTGGATCCCATGTTAGTCCAACCCACAGCTACCGCCGCGCTCTGCTTCGGCTGCGTCGGAACCGCCGTCGGAGAGCCCGCAGGCACCGGATCCGGACCACCACCAACAACCTAAAGGCCGACGAGCAGCCGGGTGTCGTCCTCGCCATCGACGACGACGGTGCCGCCGACGCCGCGAAGCGAGGGCGAGATCCTCCAGTCGGCCAACTTTGGATTTTTTTGCCGACCTGCTCTCCGACGGCGAGTTGCAGCGCTGCTTGTCTATATCCGGAGAATTGGGAGTGTACGTTGCCGGAACGGCGGCGGGGCCCCCTCCTCTCTTGGACTCCACGGCAGGTCATCTCTCCCCTGCCGTCGTCGACCACCTCCCCGCCGGCGCCACACGCTTGCACCTGCACGCATCAGCAAGGAAGCCGTCGACCACGGAGCCAGTCCCGACGCACCTGCATCTGCACGCCGGTGCCACTCACCTGCATCTGCACACATCTGCATCAAGGCAAAGAGCTCGCCGGAGTAAAAAGGTCTTGTTTTTCTCGCCATCTTCTCCTGCCACCTTATTTTCTTGTAAAAATTTCTACTGGATTGCTCCATTGTTGCATTCCTGAACTCAATTTGTTCATTTGGCGTACTGTCAGTGGACTTGCTATGCTTGGAGTGGCACTTTACTAGACTGAAGAAATTGCTGCATCACTAGACTGAAGAAATTGTGTTGTCAGTTAGGGACTGAAGAAAATGTGTTGCAGATTTTGATTTGCTTGCTGATCTTCGGTTAACTCCATAGAAGAGTTTTGTACTGATTCAGTTAACTGAAAGCAAGTAACAGCATGTTCTAACAGCAACAGTTTCAGAGTACTACTCCAAAATCCTCCTAGTTGTAGCTCACCTAAATGGTTGAATTCAAAGAACTGCAGTGGCCTTCAGTGATTGAGAGCTTAAAATTTCCAACAATCTGAACAAACAAAGTAAAAAGGATCAGTATCTCATTTCAGCTGATTTATTCTTCATAAGCATAGGCTTTTGTTTGTTGGAAACTAGCTTGTGAAACTGAAATTTAACAGTAAACTCAATTACTGTCATTTAACAGTAAACTGAATTTTAAACTGAGTACTGGAGTAAACTTGCTGGAGTACAAATTTATGCATTACTCCATATTTTGTGAAATACCTACTGCTATGAGCTATGTCAACAGGGCTACTCCATATTTTTATTGACTTGGCTTGTTATGCTTTTATCGTTTTCCTAAGTAGAGCTTGGTAGTGAGAAATAGACATCAGTAGGGTATTTTAAGAGTTAAACTTAATTGCCTTGGTTACTTTGGAGCTAGCATTCACTATGAAACTGGTATTTACTTTTGATAACATGAATCgtaatgaataaaacagtagtgaCAAGGAGACCCTTAGGGGTTGCTGGTATTGGTTCAATGGCAACAGCGCGAATGCTAAATGCTCATTTAGGCACCCAGTACGACCTCCTCTGTATTTATTTTGTTGACATAATATATGACCTCCACTGTTCTCTTTTCACTCAAAGCTAGTACTGCAGTTCTAGTCAGTTTAGTGCTTCAGTTAAACAGAGCAACATCATAAGCTATGGAAGTTTGTCTAATTGGCTTCTTCTTGTGGCTGGCAACAGTTGCTCTGCACAAAACCATACTACCCATTTACTCGAACATCCGAGCAGCTACGATTACAGTAATTAATAAGTGTGTGTACTTTCTTTTCAGCCACTGGACGACTTGCTCGGAGCATCGGCGACTCCGCGGGCACCTCAACAAACTGCCCTTGCACCCAATGGCACCACAAAGCCAGTTGTCCCTTTGTCCCATGGTTGTCCAAAACCTGATGATGGTTTTAACCAGCTAACCGGGTGATACTGGACAATTTTGAAAGTTTTAACATGGTTCACATGTACGGAATGAGGCTACTGTTTTATGAATGCTGCTAGTGCTACAAACCTGAATTGACATCATCTGAATTTGCTAGTGCTACAAAGTTTTAACCTGGACTGATTTATGAATGCTGCTAGTGCTACAAACCTGAATTGGCATCATCTGAATTTGCTAGTGCTACAAAGTTTTAACCTGGACTGTTTTATGAATGCTGCTAGTGCTACAACAATTTGCATCCTCTGAATTTTACAGTTTCACTCTGAATTGGCATCATCTGAATTAGCACCATCTGATCTCTGAATTAATCATGCTCTCTTTAATTTTCTGATCAGTAATAGTAAATCAACAGTACTCTGATGAATAAGTACTGTACCTTCTACAGAGTGCAGAGGAGTAGCAGCAATAGCAGCACGGGCAGGATCAGAAGAGGAGAAGCAGCACGGGCAGGGTCAGAGGAGGAGCAGCAGCACGGGCAGGGGagagggagcagcagcagcagcacaggcAGATCTCCACCGGCGAGCTCCTGGTCCACCAGATTGTCGAGGCAAGCTCCGGCAACGCCAGTAGGGGATCGCGACGGCGCACGCGCGGGAGCTCCAGGAGGATGCGCGGGAGCACGAGAGAGGACGCACGCGGGGGCTCCAGGAGGATGCGCGGGGGCTCCAGGAGGGAAGCGCGCGGCCTCGAGGAAGACGTGGCAGGAGATTCCGGCGAAGCCCGCAGGCAGTGGGAGGAGACCACGGCGGCGCAGGTCTGGGCTGCGGCGGCAGAGGAGGTAATTGGCGAAGGCGGCGAGAGCAGGTacttggcgacggaggaggagCTCAGCTGGGCTCGCCGGCCCCTGGCGAATCACGCAGCTGGGCGGCGCCGGCCCCTGGCGACGCGCAGGCGACGGGCAGAGGAAGAAGACGGGGCGGAGGGACTTGTTTGAAACGCTTTTGAAACCAtgaggttttttttgcaaaattaccgGTGAACTACGCCCGCGACATGTTTTTTAGGGCGGAGGGAGTAGGATTCAGACTCTTTCATTGAGTATATCTTTTTGGGTGTTATTTTGGTACTGAGTCGGACTGACTATGGCATGTACGTATACACGGCCCGGTATGATGTGGCCCTGGACGTGAACGTGGTGTATGCATCTAAGTAGGATTCAGACTCCTGTATGTATCTAAGTAAGATTCGGACTCTTTCATTAAGTATATTTTTTGGTGTTATTTTGATACTGAGTCGGACTAACTATGGCATGTACCGAGACACTGCGAGAGGTCATGGGTTCGAGTCCCAGCGTGCACCTCTTTTTATTATTAAAGACCGTGCGTTGATTATTTTAAAAGTCAAAGGCGTTATTATAAAATGTAAACgaatcatttttttaacttatatCAGTACCACGGTTTCATTACAATAAAAACtcagggggtttctgcaaaacgcCATGACGgaccaagaatacctatttcttttattagtaagtatagatatagatgtcaatattaaacttttgtcttgaatctttcggatctaaacattcatgccacaataaataaaattatagATGTAATATCACCGGGAGTCATAGAACTTGCGCTTAATGTTCAGTTTGATGCTAAAACTTTGAAAATACGAATTTGTGGTTATCCAACTTGCGTTATCGTGCAAATACGGTCACTCCGCTCGTATCTAGCCGTATGGCCTGCCCATGTGGCGCGCCAGCCTGACGGAGGCCCACCTATCAGTGACTAGGAGTGCACAAGGTGCTGGGTGACCCTAGCACGCCGTTTTTCATTTCAGAAAATCCCTATGTAATTTATTTAATGACGACAAAAGACGTCAAATATAATGAAAAAAGGATGGGGTAGATTGGGTTCGAACCAACAACCTGTTAATTAAACAATACATCCATCCCACCAGTGCTGCTTGATGTTGTACATGCACAACTAAAATCTATTTGATTGCACACAAAAGAACGTCAAGTTATTCTCAAAAAGAAAAACATGTCAAGTTTGTCCAGGTTAATCAGATAAATAGACACACATGTCTAACTGGTAATTTAGGGGTGGGGCCACTAATCAGTGTGATACTAACAACAGGTTAGGCTAACCAGGTAACTAGACTAATCTACACAGGGCCCACCCATAAGTGAGTCAACAAAAAATTTGTAACTTGGGCGCATGGATAATTCCGCGGGGAAAAAAGGGGCCCGATGGATTCCATTCGTCGACCTCAAGTGTGAAACCGCAGGAGCTAACCACTACACCAAGTACCTATAATTGTCTAAAAGATAAACAATAAATTTTATATTTGGAAATTAAAACTACTCGTATTCAGGTTTTTTCTCCTGGACCGAATTTCTGATAACAGATCGGTTACCAGAAATTTTTGTGGTCCCCGGAAAAATATGTTATTGCCTGAATTTTTTAATTTAAATGACAGGAACCATGTCAAATATATATCTCTCGTATGCATACAATATCAGAACGACAATGAATTGAACTTGCgatttttcaaatttgaatttcatttgaatttttttGGCCAAAAATGTGAGATTTTTTGGAACCGGTTTCCTGGCTGAACGTGGGGAAAAATGGAATCTAAAAAGAATCTGCGTCTATATTAAAGAAGGCACATCTCTTTATAGTCACGAGTATGTAGCTAGTGCATGTGTGTATACGATGTCTAGAGTTCAAATCCCCTCAAATCCTTTTTATTATTCTCTTTGCGATTAAGTTGTACACACATGTGTTATTGAGGGGCTGCTGCTTAATTAAATATAGAATGGGGGgtgtttctataaaataaaaacatGCGCGCCTCGTTCAAGCTGTTCCCAATCATTGACAGTGGGCATAACCACGCTGGCATGCCACATCAGCGCAGGATACGTCTAAATACAAGCAAAGTGACCGTATGTGCATAAGGACGCAAGTTAGATGACCACAAATTCGTATTTTTTAaagttttagcaccaaactgaACATTGAGCGTAAGTTGTATGACTGCAGGTGATATTACCTCAAAAttatatggataaatatgttaggtagcattctatatcaaaaattctgtttttatcatttacctacttgaggacgagcaggaattaagtttggggatgcttgatacgtctccaacgcatctataatttttgattgttccatgctattatattatctgttttggatgtttaatgagcattaatacgctattttatattatttttgggactaacctattaaccgagggtcTAGTGCCAatttttgtttgtttttgcctatttagagttttgtagaaaaagaataccaaacgaagtgcaaacgaggcaggagggcacgcccaggggggtaggcgcccccacactcgtgggcccctcgtagctcccctgacctagttccttcgcatatatatgttgggaatcgtagcataattttaaaatttttctacgctcaccaagatgcatctatggagtctactagctacgaggggaagggagtgcatctacatacccttgtagatcgcgagcggaagcgttccaatgaacgtggatgacggagtcgtactcgccgtgatccaaatcaccgatgatcgagtgccgaacgtacggcacctccgcgttcaacacacgtacggtgcagcgacgtctcctccttcttgatccagcaaggggggaggagaggttgatggagatccaacagcacgacgtcgtggtggtggatgtagcgggtctccggcagggcttcgcaagcttctgcgagagagagagaggtgttgcaggggaggagggaggcgcccaaggcttagatcttgctgccctcccttccccccactatatatagggccaagggagagggggggggggcgcagccttgccccttcctccaaggaagggtgcggccaggggggagtccttcccccccaaggcacctcggaggtgccttccccctttaggactctcccctttttcttatctcttgcgcatgggcctcttggggctggtgcccttggcccatatagtccaaggcgcaccccttacagcccatgtggccccccggggctggtggacccccggacccctttcgacactcccggtacaataccgataaagcgcgaaacttttccggcgaccaaaataagacttcccatatataaatctttacctccggaccattccggaacctctcgtgacgtccgggatctcatctgggactccgaacaactttcgggtttccgcatacatatatctctacaaccctagcgtcaccggaccttaagtgtgtagaccctacgggttcgggagacatgcagacatgaccgagacgcctctccggtcaataaccaacagcgggatctggatacccatgttggctcccacatgctccacgatgatctcatcggatgaaccacggtgtcgaggattcaatcaatccgtatgcaattccctttgtcaatcggtatgttacttgcccgagattcgatcgtcggtatcccaatacctagttcaatctcgttaccggcaagtctctttactcgtaccgcaatgcatgatcccgtgactaacgcctttagtcacattgagctcattatgatgatgcattaccgagtgggcccagagatacctctccgtttacacggagtgacaaatcccagtctcgatccgtgccaacccaacagacactttcggagatacccgtaatgcacctttatagtcacccagttacgttgtgacgtttggcacacccaaagcactcctacggtatccgggagttgcacgatctcatggtctaaggaaaagatacttgacattggaaaagctctagcaaacgaaactacacgatcttttatgctatgcttaagttgggtcttgtccatcacatcattctcctaatgatgtgatcccgttatcaatgacatccaatgtccatagtcaggaaaccatgactatctgttgatcaacgagctagtcaactagaggcttactagggacaggttgtggtctatgtattcacacatgtattacgatttccggacaatacaattatagcatgaataatagacaattaccatgaacaaagaaatataataataaccatttattattgcctctagggcatatttccaacagtctcccacttgcactagagtcaataatctagttcacatcaccatgtgattaacactcactggtcacatcaccatgtgaccaacatctaaagagtttactagagtcatcaatctagttcacatcattatgtgattatcactcaatgtgttctggtttggtcatgttatgcttgtgagagaggttattagtcaacgggtctgaacctttcagaaccgtgtgctttacgaatatctatgtcatcttgtggatgctaccacgcgctatttggagccatttcaaataattgctctactatacgaatccggtttactactcagagttatccggattagtgtcaaagttcgcatcgacgtaaccctttacgacgaactcctttccacctccataatcgagaaaaattccttaatccactaggtactaaggataagttcgaccgctgtcatgagatcctttccggatcaccattgtacccccttgaccaactcatggcaaggcacactacatgtgcggtacacagcatagcatactatagagcctacgtctaaagcataggggacgaccttcgtcctttctctatcttctgctgtggtcaggtcttgagtctcactcaatactcacaccttgtaacacagccaagaactccttctttgctgatctattttgaactctttcaaaatcatgtcaaggtgtgctgtcttttgaaagtatcatcaggcgtcttgatctatctctatggatcttgatgcccaatatgtaagcagctttatccaggtcttcctttgaaaaactcctttcaaacaaccctttatgctttccagaaattttacatcatttcggatcaacaatatgtcattcacatatacttatcagaaatgttgtagcgctcccactcactttattgtaaatacaagtttctaacaaactttgtataaacccaaaaactttgatcaccccatcaaagcatatattctgactccgagatgcttgctctaatccatggaaggatcgctggagctagcataccttttagcatccttaggatcgacaaaacctttctgattgtatcacatacaacctttccttacgaaaactggtaaggaaacttgttttgacatccatctgccagatttcataaatgtagctaatgctaacatgattccgacggacctaagcatcgctacggatgagaaaaactcatcgtagtcaactccttgaacttgtgaaaatactctttgccacaagtcgagcttcatagacggtaacattaccgtccatgtccgtcttcttcttaaagatccatttatctcaatggcttgccgatcatcgggcaagctcaccaaagtccatgctttgttctgatacatggattctatctcggatttcatggcctcgagccattcgtcggaatatgggcccaccattgcttctccatagctcataggttcattgttgtctagcaacatgacttccaagacaggatcacacattactctgaagtagtgcgcatcctcgtcgtcctacgaggtttggtagtgacttgatccgaagtttcatgatcactatcataagcttccacttcaattggtgtaggtgccacaggaacaacttcctgtgccctgctacacactagttgaagcgacggttcaataaccttatcaagtctccaccatcctcccactcaattctttcgagagaaacttttcctcgagaaaggactcgtttctagaagcaattacttttgcttccagatctgaaataggaggtatacccaactgtttttgggtattctatgaagatgcatttatccgctttgggttcgagcttatcacctgaaacttttcacataagcatcgcagccccaaacttttaagaaacgacaacttaggtttctataaacggtgtcgtctcaacggaattgcgtggtgccccttttaaagtgaatgcggttgtctctaatgcctaacccataaacgatagtggtaatttgataagaaacatcatggtatgcaccatatccaatagggtgcagttatgatgttcggacacaccatcacactatggtgttccaggcggtattaattgtgaaacactttccacaatgtctcaattgtgtgccaaactcgtaactcagatactcatctctatgatcatatcacagacattttatcctcttgtcacgatgatcttcaacttcactctgaaattacttgaacctttcaataattcagacttgtgtttcatcaagtaaatacactcagcatctactcaaatcatctgtgaagtaagaacataacgatatccactgcatgcctcagcactcattggactgcatacatcaaaatgtattacttccaataagttgctctcttgttccatcttactgaaaacgaggcctttcagtcatcttgcccatgtggtatgatttgcatgtctcaagtgattcaaaatcaagtgagtccaaacgatccatctgcatggagtttcttcatgcatatataccaatagacatggttcgcatgtctcaatcttttcaaaaacgactgagtccaaagatccatctacatggagcttcttcatgcgttctataccaatatgactcaaattgcagtgccacaagtatgtggtactatcattactattttatatcttttggcacgaacatgtgtatcaatacgatcgagattcattttaggtgcaagaccattgaaggtattattcaaataaacagagtaaccattattctccttaaatgaataaccgttttgcggtaaacataatccaatcatgttcaacgcaaacaccaaatctcgatggtagagggagcatgcgatgcttgatcacatcaaccttggaaacacttccaacacatatcgtcatctcacctttagctagtctccatttattccgcagcttttatttcgagttactaacacttagcaaccgaaccagtatctaataccctggtgctgctaggagtactagtaaagtacacattcatataacgtatatccaatatacttctgtcgaccttgcctgccttctcatctaccaagtatctagggtagtactgcttcagtgaccgttcctctcattacagaagcacttagtctcgggtttgggttcaaccttgggattcttcactagagcagcaaacgacttgctgtttcatgaagtatcccttttgcccttgcccttcttaaactagtggttttactaaccatcaacaattgatgctccttcttgatttctactctcgcggtgtcaaacatcgcgatagctcaaggatcatcataattgtccttgatatgttatagttcatcacgaagctctactagcttggtggcagtgactatggagaactatcactatctcatctgggagattaactcccactcgattcaagcgattgtggcactcagacaatctgagcacacgctcaacgattgagcttttctcccttagtttgcaggcttaagaaacttgtcagaggtctcatacctcttgacgtgggcactagtctgaaatcccaatttcagtcttcggaacatctctcatgttctgcgacgtttcaaaaacgtctttggtgccacaattctaaaccgcactgaactatcacgtagtcatcaaaacgtgtatgtcagatgtttcgtaacatctacagacgacgctgaggttcagcacaccgagcggtgcattaaggacataagccttctgtgcagtaatgaggacaatcctcagtttacggacccagtccgcataattgctactaccaactttcaactaaattttctctaggaacatatcttaaccagtagaactaaagcgcaagctatgacataatttgcaaatacctttttgactatgttcatgataatgaagttcatctgattatgaactcccactcagatagacatccctctagtcatctaagtgaaacatgatccgagtttaactaggccgtgtccgatcatcacgtgagacggactagtcaagatcggtgaacatctccatgttgatcgtatcttctatacgactcatgctcgacctttcggtcctccgtgttccgaggccatgtctgtacatgctaggctcgtcaagtcaacctaagtgtattgcgtgtgttccgaggccatgtctgtacatgctaggctcgtcaacacccgttgtattcgaacgtaagaatctatcacacccgatcatcacgtggtgcttcgaaacgacgaaccttcgcaacggtgcacagttagggtgaacactttcttgaaattattataagggatcatcctacttgctaccgtcgttctaagcaaataagatgcaaaaacatgataaacatcacatgcaatcaaatagtgacatgatatggccaatatcattatgctcctttgatctccatcttcggggcaccatgatcatctttgtcaccggcatgacaccatgatctccatcatcatgatctccatcattgtgtcttcatgaagtcgtcacgccaacgattacttctacttctatggctaacgcgtttagcaacaaagtaaagtaatttacatggcgttattcaatgacacgcaggtcatgcaaaataataaagacaa
Proteins encoded:
- the LOC123096568 gene encoding translation initiation factor IF-2-like; amino-acid sequence: MASNPQLPPRSASAASEPPSESPQAPDPDHHQQPKGRRAAGCRPRHRRRRCRRRREARARSSSRPTLDFFADLLSDGELQRCLSISGELGVYVAGTAAGPPPLLDSTAGHLSPAVVDHLPAGATRLHLHASARKPSTTEPVPTHLHLHAGATHLHLHTSASRQRARRSKKPLDDLLGASATPRAPQQTALAPNGTTKPVVPLSHGCPKPDDGFNQLTGVQRSSSNSSTGRIRRGEAARAGSEEEQQHGQGRGSSSSSTGRSPPASSWSTRLSRQAPATPVGDRDGARAGAPGGCAGARERTHAGAPGGCAGAPGGKRAASRKTWQEIPAKPAGSGRRPRRRRSGLRRQRR